The Caenorhabditis elegans chromosome II genome has a segment encoding these proteins:
- the C47D12.2 gene encoding Dymeclin (Confirmed by transcript evidence) — MGSVITKETVLQENIYLKKLSGLEPVDDYDPFWNKLLSFSLKFDDDDEDTRIALESALDDHLQCLMYNTQTTGNFAAFIRLFLRRATELKTSEQCENKIYLWQTSNALLILRYIARFLTQRMTEKEFVRIFAKSHESTETESSSTSSSSDEEDDDEQKSENENNNGATKYIPIVFQNTAEEFTYELVSILINISVNETTLAIHVEAVRCLLTLLSSQLYNESIVNTSIVFRFFIDGSCAKHAASLTKTLLLNYLIHNSEYHMTVQKPQESIVFGLASSMWSMVQMATGIDSAEEEKKPPLTLGNLSILLLLNLSCHQPLNSSNPFKETLALFQNAQEVSTLPTQIVSFKIDYNGLYERLCATAGQEPPMLLLYMLLQANSGFRNYVLSRINLENLVVPVLRILHDGVATSNNSHHVYLALIVALILSEDDIFCKIIHETMIKDLGWLDSDFSVREISLGGLTTLVLVRAIQKNALKTRDRYLHTNCLAALANMSAFFKNLAPIVCQRLISLLDLLTKRHAKMVDHMRVSSQNDVADGQPINFHDDITALEEGIRTLLEIINSALCGGLRHNSHLIYNLLYHRALFDAYVQHPMFQDLLVNIAAVISHFSSKVIHVPAGDGSTMLQIIEKEANIWPTDRLAKFPELKFRYVEDEYTVDFFVPYVWRLSVQHSGIYFETSRIKIFNAQSIA; from the exons ATGGGATCAGTTATAACCAAGGAAACGGTCTTACAGGAGAATATTTATCTGAAGAAACTCAGCGGTTTGGAACCTGTCGACGATTATGACCCATTTTGGAACAAACTTCTCTCTTTCAGTCTCAAGTTTGATGATGACGACGA AGACACCCGAATCGCTTTGGAATCTGCTTTAGATGATCATCTTCAATGTCTAATGTACAATACACAAACAACAGGAAATTTCGCTGCATTTATTCGACTTTTCCTTCGCAGAGCCACAGAACTAAAAACATCAGAACAATGCGAAAA tAAAATCTACTTATGGCAAACATCAAACGCTCTTCTCATTCTTCGTTACATCGCCAGATTTTTAACTCAACGTATGACGGAAAAAGAATTCGTGAGGATTTTCGCCAAAAGTCATGAGAGTACGGAAACCGAATCGTCGTCTACATCTTCCTCGTCGGATGAGGAAGATGATGACGAACAGAAATCAGAAAACGAAAATAATAATGGAG CGACAAAATATATCCcgatagtttttcaaaacactgCAGAAGAGTTCACGTATGAGCTGGTTTCGATTTTAATCAATATTTCTgtaaa cgaAACAACATTGGCAATCCATGTCGAAGCAGTTCGATGTCTCCTAACTCTCCTGAGCTCTCAACTATATAATGAATCAATTGTGAATACTTCAATTGTCTTCAGATTCTTTATTGATGGATCATGTGCGAAACACGCAGCTTCGCTCACTAAAACTCTTCTTCTCAATTATTTGATCCACAATTCAGAGTATCACATGACTGTACAAAAGCCACAAGAGAGCATTGTTTTTGGATTAGCTT CATCAATGTGGTCAATGGTCCAAATGGCAACTGGTATCGACTCCGCAGAGGAAGAAAAGAAGCCCCCACTTACTCTTGGAAACTTAAGCATCCTGCTTCTCCTCAATCTTTCATGCCATCAACCTCTCAATTCATCCAATCCATTCAAAGAAACCCTTGCTCTCTTCCAAAATGCTCAAGAAGTATCCACATTGCCTACTCAGATTGTGTCGTTCAAAATCGATTATAATGGATTATACGAAAGATTGTGTGCTACCGCTGGCCAGGAACCTCCGATGCTTCTACTCTACATGCTTCTACAGGCGAACTCGGGATTCCGGAACTATGTGTTGTCTCGGATCAACCTCGAGAATCTAGTTGTTCCTGTTCTTCGAATTCTTCACGACGGTGTCGCGACATCGAACAACTCTCACCATGTTTATCTTGCATTGATTGTCGCCTTGATTCTCAGTGAAGATGATATTTTCTGCAAGATTATACACGAGACG ATGATCAAGGATCTCGGCTGGCTGGACAGTGATTTCAGTGTCCGCGAGATCTCTCTCGGAGGTTTGACAACTCTTGTGCTGGTTCGAGCAATTCAGAAGAATGCTTTGAAAACTAGA gacCGATATCTTCACACAAACTGCTTAGCTGCTCTTGCAAACATGTCagctttcttcaaaaatcttgCTCCAATTGTTTGCCAAAGACTCATATCACTGCTTGATCTTCTAACAAAACGGCATGCTAAAATGGTGGATCATATGAGAGTCAGCAGTCAGAATGATGTTGCAGATGGACAGCCGATCAATTTC CATGACGACATTACTGCTCTCGAAGAAGGAATTCGAACTCTCCTTGAGATCATCAACAGTGCACTTTGTGGAGGACTCCGTCACAATTCACACCTCATCTACAACCTTCTCTACCATCGTGCTCTATTCGATGCATACGTTCAGCACCCAATGTTCCAAGATCTTCTTGTTAACATCGCAGCAGTAATCTCTCACTTCTCGTCGAAAGTGATACATGTCCCAGCAGGCGATGGATCCACAATGCTGCAAATAATCGAGAAGGAGGCAAACATATGGCCAACCGATCGACTCGCAAAGTTCCCAGAATTGAAGTTCCGATACGTGGAGGATGAGTACACTGTCGATTTCTTTGTGCCATACGTCTGGAGGCTATCTGTTCAACATTCGGGAATCTACTTCGAAACATCaagaatcaaaatatttaacgCCCAAAGTATTGCTTGA
- the sfxn-1.4 gene encoding Sideroflexin-2 (Confirmed by transcript evidence) has product MLKKWKNAPPILARLVPFAAIAFANAINIPMMRNKEFTNGIPVEDGEGRTMGFSTVAPGHAIPQVVLSRVGMAVPNMVLGPVILEQLSKTAWYTPGMAAPLQTLLCGFMLAFSTPICCALFPQKSSIQVDKLELSLQDHINKLANPPKVVYYNKGL; this is encoded by the exons ATGctcaaaaagtggaaaaatgctCCGCCGATTCTTGCTCGTCTCGTTCCATTTGCTGCTATTGCATTCGCCAATGCAATTAATATTCCTATGATGAGAAACAA aGAATTTACAAATGGAATTCCAGTTGAAGATGGTGAAGGTAGAACAATGGGATTTTCAACAGTTGCACCTGGTCATGCTATTCCACAAGTTGTGCTCAGTCGTGTTGGAATGGCGGTTCCAAATATGGTTCTAGGACCAGTGATCTTGGAGCAACTTTCCAAAACTGCATGGTATACACCTGGAATGGCTGCACCTCTTCAAACATTGCTCTGTGGATTCATGTTGGCTTTTTCCACACCAATTTGTTGTGCTCTTTTCCCACAGAAAAGCTCAATTCAAGTTGATAAGCTGGAGCTTTCACTTCAAGATCATATCAACAAGTTGGCAAATCCCCCGAAAGTGGTGTACTACAACAAAGGACTCTGA
- the sfxn-1.4 gene encoding Sidoreflexin (Confirmed by transcript evidence): MTQILSKCTELPDISRPRWDQNTFQGRVNYFFSTANCLNLFVSNAKLEKARNIVLEYKQGKYDPNMTVDELWKAKTLYDSAFHPDTGEKMFILGRMSAQVPCNMLITGGMLTFYQKLPHVIFFHWVNQSFNAIVNYTNRSGTHKQDDRTLILSYCGATTGALSCALSFNYMLKKWKNAPPILARLVPFAAIAFANAINIPMMRNKEFTNGIPVEDGEGRTMGFSTVAPGHAIPQVVLSRVGMAVPNMVLGPVILEQLSKTAWYTPGMAAPLQTLLCGFMLAFSTPICCALFPQKSSIQVDKLELSLQDHINKLANPPKVVYYNKGL, encoded by the exons ATGACGCAAATCTTGTCAAAATGCACGGAGCTTCCAGACATCTCAAGACCACGATGGGATCAGAACACTTTTCAag gAAGAGTCAATTACTTCTTCTCAACTGCAAATTGCTTGAACCTTTTCGTCAGCAATGCAAAGTTGGAAAAGGCTCGCAACATTGTTCTGGAGTACAAGCAGGGAAAATATGATCCGAATATGACTGTGGATGAGTTGTGGAAGGCAAAGACACTCTACGACTCGGCATTCCATCCCGACACCGGAGAGAAGATGTTCATTTTGGGCAGAATGAGTGCTCAAGTGCCGTGTAATATGCTTATTACCGGAGGAATGCTCACTTTTTATCAGAA ACTTCCCCATGTGATCTTCTTCCATTGGGTCAATCAATCATTCAACGCCATCGTCAACTACACAAACCGGAGCGGAACCCACAAACAGGATGATAGAACCTTGATTCTTTCGTATTGCGGTGCCACTACTGGAGCTCTTTCTTGTGCTCTTTCATTCAATTATATGctcaaaaagtggaaaaatgctCCGCCGATTCTTGCTCGTCTCGTTCCATTTGCTGCTATTGCATTCGCCAATGCAATTAATATTCCTATGATGAGAAACAA aGAATTTACAAATGGAATTCCAGTTGAAGATGGTGAAGGTAGAACAATGGGATTTTCAACAGTTGCACCTGGTCATGCTATTCCACAAGTTGTGCTCAGTCGTGTTGGAATGGCGGTTCCAAATATGGTTCTAGGACCAGTGATCTTGGAGCAACTTTCCAAAACTGCATGGTATACACCTGGAATGGCTGCACCTCTTCAAACATTGCTCTGTGGATTCATGTTGGCTTTTTCCACACCAATTTGTTGTGCTCTTTTCCCACAGAAAAGCTCAATTCAAGTTGATAAGCTGGAGCTTTCACTTCAAGATCATATCAACAAGTTGGCAAATCCCCCGAAAGTGGTGTACTACAACAAAGGACTCTGA
- the C47D12.4 gene encoding F-box domain-containing protein (Confirmed by transcript evidence) yields MSSSPVTSFHLLKLPTLVLSEVLDHLKTMDIFILRATSRKTKCAVKQSLGHANKRQSEDRRFFVLNIHARRDYFEIIFQTLTADINLYKGGDVNRVVEIISDFLENQEDVKRVCINLYINDIYKEVDTKRLVALIVRKKISINNLTFDGKKKSNKLFRGLFKSKAADLKVRTVHDIQLNDINLMVHCWHVALAGINLNSDHLNVLLKKWKENSSLEYFCAREMESPLEKTIILEGTNSRQRSEDNRFYRFKNCEFLTTCNNGKESHLTIYEHCFFLSVPFRNNILIADNL; encoded by the exons ATGTCGTCTTCTCCCGTTACATCCTTTCATTTACTTAAACTCCCAACTCTTGTTCTCTCTGAAGTTCTAGATCACTTGAAAACAATGGATAT attcatacTTCGCGCAACATCTCGAAAAACTAAATGTGCTGTGAAACAATCTTTAGGGCACGCGAATAAGCGCCAGAGTGAGGATCGACGCTTCTTTGTATTGAATATTCATGCACGCCGAGATTACTTTGAAATAATCTTCCAGACGTTAACTGCGGACATTAATTTATATAAGGGTGGTGATGTTAATCGAGTAGtggaaataatttcagattttctagaGAACCAAGAAGATGTAAAAAGAGTATGCATAAACCTTTATATAAATGATATTTACAAAGAGGTGGATACTAAGAGATTAGTTGCACTtattgtaagaaaaaaaatatctatTAATAATTTGACGTTtgacggaaaaaaaaaatcaaataaattgtttcgGGGTCTGTTCAAAAGTAAAGCGGCAGATTTGAAAGTGAGAACGGTGCATGATATTCAATTGAATGATATTAACTTGATGGTCCATTGCTGGCATGTGGCATTGGCTGGGATTAATTTGAACAGTGATCACTTAAACGTACTCCTCAAGAAATGGAAGGAAAACAGCAGTCTGGAATACTTTTGTGCAAGAGAAATGGAATCGCCTCTTGAAAAAACTATCATTCTTGAAGGGACAAACTCTAGACAACG ATCTGAGGATAATCGGTTTTATAGATTTAAGAATTGCGAATTTCTCACAACATGCAACAATGGAAAAGAATCTCACTTAACAATTTATGAGCATTGCTTCTTCCTCTCCGTTCCATTTCGAAACAACATTTTGATTGCTgataatttataa